In Polypterus senegalus isolate Bchr_013 chromosome 12, ASM1683550v1, whole genome shotgun sequence, the following are encoded in one genomic region:
- the LOC120540683 gene encoding uncharacterized protein LOC120540683 isoform X3, whose protein sequence is MPDEDPVDIGSRSFLTEVLLYGALSSVPLIVVALILRCKRAKKRGKNLNPNSDLQEENSILNKTEEPSVINVCYAEVAFLKKTRREENTSTHNKIVPGGLQPEVAVTSVKKSEERPEIVYSLITQCKR, encoded by the exons ATGAAGACCCTGTAGATATCGGTTCCAGGAGCTTTTTGACCGAAGTTCTGCTGTACGGCGCACTAAGTTCAGTGCCGCTGATCGTCGTGGCACTAATTCTGAGGTGCAAAAGAGCAAAGAAAAGGG gtAAGAACTTAAATCCGAATTCCGACTTGCAGGAAGAGAATTCTATTCTG AATAAAACGGAGGAGCCTTCAGTAATCAACGTTTGTTATGCAGAGGTGGCATTTTTGAAAAAGACCCGCCGGGAAGAAAATACCAGCACACATAACAAG ATAGTTCCGGGAGGACTACAGCCAGAGGTAGCAGTGACCAGCGTGAAGAAGTCCGAGGAGCGGCCAGAGATTGTATATTCTTTAATCACACAGTGTAAACGTTAA
- the LOC120540683 gene encoding uncharacterized protein LOC120540683 isoform X1: MHCFIRWLCLSTVFLSGQMNFTVYQHPESITVSAGSNITLRCFFTAPEFANLTQVRWYKILNQSENFQVIEESKLKSVLANRFYFSNESSNSLQLYLALVGSADSGTYICEVTRWIPSPLIRRSGNGTAVTVTDEDPVDIGSRSFLTEVLLYGALSSVPLIVVALILRCKRAKKRGKNLNPNSDLQEENSILNKTEEPSVINVCYAEVAFLKKTRREENTSTHNKIVPGGLQPEVAVTSVKKSEERPEIVYSLITQCKR, translated from the exons ATGCATTGCTTCATTAGATGGTTATGCCTGTCCACAGTCTTTCTATCAG GGCAGATGAATTTTACCGTATATCAACACCCGGAATCTATCACCGTGTCCGCAGGGTCTAACAtcacactgagatgtttcttcacTGCACCGGAATTTGCAAACTTGACCCAAGTGAGATGGTATAAAATACTAAACCAGAGCGAGAATTTCCAAGTCATCGAAGAATCTAAATTAAAGTCAGTACTTGCTAATCGCTTTTACTTCAGTAATGAATCTTCAAATTCTCTGCAACTGTACCTGGCGCTTGTTGGTTCTGCTGATAGCGGCACATATATTTGTGAAGTAACGAGATGGATACCGAGTCCACTTATAAGAAGGTCAGGGAACGGTACAGCTGTCACGGTGACAG ATGAAGACCCTGTAGATATCGGTTCCAGGAGCTTTTTGACCGAAGTTCTGCTGTACGGCGCACTAAGTTCAGTGCCGCTGATCGTCGTGGCACTAATTCTGAGGTGCAAAAGAGCAAAGAAAAGGG gtAAGAACTTAAATCCGAATTCCGACTTGCAGGAAGAGAATTCTATTCTG AATAAAACGGAGGAGCCTTCAGTAATCAACGTTTGTTATGCAGAGGTGGCATTTTTGAAAAAGACCCGCCGGGAAGAAAATACCAGCACACATAACAAG ATAGTTCCGGGAGGACTACAGCCAGAGGTAGCAGTGACCAGCGTGAAGAAGTCCGAGGAGCGGCCAGAGATTGTATATTCTTTAATCACACAGTGTAAACGTTAA
- the LOC120540683 gene encoding uncharacterized protein LOC120540683 isoform X2 gives MFLHCTGICKLDPNEDPVDIGSRSFLTEVLLYGALSSVPLIVVALILRCKRAKKRGKNLNPNSDLQEENSILNKTEEPSVINVCYAEVAFLKKTRREENTSTHNKIVPGGLQPEVAVTSVKKSEERPEIVYSLITQCKR, from the exons atgtttcttcacTGCACCGGAATTTGCAAACTTGACCCAA ATGAAGACCCTGTAGATATCGGTTCCAGGAGCTTTTTGACCGAAGTTCTGCTGTACGGCGCACTAAGTTCAGTGCCGCTGATCGTCGTGGCACTAATTCTGAGGTGCAAAAGAGCAAAGAAAAGGG gtAAGAACTTAAATCCGAATTCCGACTTGCAGGAAGAGAATTCTATTCTG AATAAAACGGAGGAGCCTTCAGTAATCAACGTTTGTTATGCAGAGGTGGCATTTTTGAAAAAGACCCGCCGGGAAGAAAATACCAGCACACATAACAAG ATAGTTCCGGGAGGACTACAGCCAGAGGTAGCAGTGACCAGCGTGAAGAAGTCCGAGGAGCGGCCAGAGATTGTATATTCTTTAATCACACAGTGTAAACGTTAA